The genomic segment CATGGGTGATTCATTCTATTAAATTTATGATTATTGGGTACCACATGAAAACCCTGAACTGACGAGATGGATTTAGAGACTTCTAATGTTTATAGTCGTGTATTCATGCATTTATGTAGTTATTGCTGCGCTCTGTTATTATATTCCGGGGGTGCAGTTTATGATGATCGTAAAAGCGATGGCTGTAGAGCGGCAGGAGTACTTTGTTCTGCATACCAATTATTCTAAAGGAGTTTCGTTGTAAACTAAATTTTTTcacacatgcgcagttgcattTTCTGAAGCACAGCAGAGAAAAAAGGGCAGGTAACCTCCAACCAGGAGACTCTTCATGTCCACTTGTTAGTCGTATTCTGTTTGGCCTACGATAGTTTCTCACATTCACGCGCGACAAACTGTGCATGGCTATTGCTGTCAGCACGTAAATCCAGAAATGAAACTAGATAAGGACAAGTAATAAGTCATACTGAATTACACGAAGCAATGGCTTCTGGCAGTCACCCTAGTATTACAGACCTTTCCCCACCCGCGACTCTTCGCAGGAACAATGATGTACAGTTTCATAACTGACTAAATATTCCATCGCGTATCAGTTGAAAAAATAAATTCAAAATTATTCACTGAGGAAATATTTCAGCAGGATGTAAAATATTGACAATACGATCGTCGTGTCGAGTTTGTATATCGTTCGGCACTGATATAATAAGTTCTTTATGGCAGATGCTTGTGACACCTGTTCAAGGTTGACGCGTCCTATTTGAGGACATTTATTTCTGCCGGTTAAAATACGTCTTTAATATCCGGTGTGAGTCAGCGCTGTTCTTCAATTTCTCGCATGTCACTGAAGAACGTGGGACTTATTTGCGTGGGAATTCGTAGTGTCCGGGTGGCGATTTTAAAACTGCAaaaatgtatttttatttattcaccgGAGGGGACGTCACGTCGCTAATGTTGCGAAAATAAGTTCGACCACACACTGGAATGACGATGTATTGTCTCCATTCACCAGCTCCGCCTTTACCATTCCACAATGATTCGCAACCAATTACTCAGAGAGGGTTTGGTAGTGCAAAATGCAATTCATTGATAACAATGCTTAGCTGGGTCAACAAGAGTAGGGTGTGTGTTATTTCAAGAACAAGAAACTCGGAGTAATTTCAAATGCATTTGTGTTCGTGCTTCCTTTTTGGTTGGGAAAGGAAAGGGTAGAGGACCCCATTTGAGGCAGAAATGCCCTTAAACAGGATGTTTTTCGTTGAAAAACAGCTTTGCGTACTTTTTCAAGTTAACATTGCTCGACGAGTGTCCCGGTGAAGCGTGAAATGGGACGGGGCTAGAGTGTACCACAatcatggaggggggggggaggggggttcttTTCAGTCGCGCCAAAAGGACGCCCTCGATAGATAACCAGATACAAGCACCTACGGCTAAAAGTTACCACAGTGGGCGTACAGCGCTGTGTCCTCCTCCGATTCGCTGAACTGTCGAAGCACGATTTTCTGTGTCCGCCTGACTACGTGTGCAAACTTTACGGCGATAGTTTGCCGCAAGTTCTTTGTGTTGAAGGACACCTGCACCATCCGACCTGGATCAAGCTCAAACAATTATTTTCTCCGTAGAAACGACGCGAAAGCATAGCTAACGCTTCATCGTTAAATGAACGGCACAGAAGAAAgccatgaaaatgaaaaaaaaaaaagaaatgcgtacgCGAAGGGAATGCGCTTTTCTGCGCAGCTTTGCAATTTATTTCCTGTCTGCAACACATAttaaatgacccgccgtggttgcccagtggctacggtgctggactgctgagcacgaagttgcggggtcgtatcccggccacggcggccgcatttccatgggggcgaaaacacccgtgtacttagatttaggtgcacgttaaagaaacccaggtggtcacaatttcctgagtcctccactacggcgtgcctcataatcagaaaatggttttgacacgtaaaacccaatcatttatttttttacatattaAATGTACATAACTTACATAAATGGACATAAATTTACATACTAAGACATAACGTGTTTTCATACAGTAATTTATCAGCTAAATAAATAATCGTTAGCAGGAGgcaacttcttttttcatttaaagGGTATGAATGCGAGCTATTCAGTACGAATTCATGGAGGAAAGACCGCCCAAAATAATTACGCAGAAGGTAGGAAAAAGGACGAGATTGATAATGAAATCATTTCCATCGTGCGAAATTACGTTTCGACGAGTAACAGCCGATAACAAAATCACCCGTGGCACACATGTCTTGCCTTTGTTGCTGATTGCAGCAGGTAATGGCGGAGCTGCTGGGCCGACGCATTCATGATTGAGATTGGGGGGTGTCGCGAAGGCATTTATTGCTTAGAAACATATAGAATACTTTAGAACGcgattcaaagggaagctctctttgcctcttctttcaaATTTCCCACTGGTGCCGTCTGGCCCACCGCGTCGGGTTGGGGCTCAGAGAATTCCATGCATGGCAGTGGCGTGGCAGAGTAGAGAGGCGATGCGTGAAACTACTTCGGACCTTACCACGTCGAATGTGTACAATCGCCTGTGTAGCTCCCTGGTCATTAACACATCAACCTCTTGGCAGCTGTAATTATGCGTGACCCCTCCACAATCGTTCCAGAAACTGAGAGAGAAAAGAGAGCAAGCTATGGGGAACTGCCCCACAAACCTCTGCATTCCTTTCTGCACCCTGCTCCCTCCTGACAAAAGAATCAGTCATTGACGCCCTTTCAGCTATGGTACTTTCAGCTAAATTTTTAAGAAGCATCGCTGCACATTCTTTAGCGAGTTTCTATGGCAACGTGTGGTTCCCTTGCTAACAGGGTATTTAAAGACGAAAGGCACGCACAACACACAAAGCAGTACCAGCACTTAtttaaaaaatgtaaaaaaataggACGAATTTGCGCTAATGCGTAATGGTCCTAATAAATTCCAAGTAATGCTCGAATAGTTCCAGCTGCAAGTAAACCTGAATATGCTTTGGCAGCTGGGAATAAGATTGTCGTGTTTCTTCGATACGACATTGATATAGTGCATAGTAGATTTATTAAGATATTTTAGAACGGTATTCATGGGTCTTTCTTATCATTACATTTATATCATTATTATGTACAACATAAAAATGTTGGCAATTAAAACTCGGTACGGTTTATTGTTGCAGAAGTGTATTCATGGCTTTATCAATTGTGCGTTCTTGgttcacaaaattttttttttctagggtgTCAGGGTTCGAAGATCCTAAGCGCCGAATCATTTCAACGGCAGCAATATGTAGCTCCACTAGTCTGTTGTACAATGGCTTTGGGCCcgaaaatatgtttttttttcacgaatgCGGAGTTACGTTTTTTGAATTGTCATTAGAAAGCTTGTGCTCTGTTATTGAGCATGATGATAAACAATTTATCTCTGACTTTCAAGTACTAAAGAAAACACAACCTCAAACGTGAGAACTTTGTATTCATGTCCACCTGTAAGACGCATTTTGCTTGGGCTACGATGGATTCTAACGTGAACGTGTGAAAGAGGCGGTATAGCAATCTCTGTGAGCAAATTTCCCAGCAAATAAGACTAGCTAAGGACATGCGATAATTAGTAAGCCAGCCTGGACTATTTCACACGTTTTCCAATACAAATATGCGTCACAAAAACACTGCTCTGCAATGTCATGTCTTATACTGATATTTTTATTGTCAATTACCTTAAAATAGCAATTCAATATAATTCAGTGAATCttcaccgcggtagctcaattggtagagcatcgcacgcaggaatgcgaaggttgtgggttcgttccccacctgcggcaatctgtttttttgatccacttttatttccattaatttatcgttactgtagtttatttattaagtacaagtaatttcctctacgttgtccttggtctcagtgtttgttggcttctatgaTATGACcatacggtatatatatatatatatatatatatatatatatatatatatatatatatatagaaacaagaaaaaataactaTAGATATAAACAAGTAAACAACGGTTAAAGAACAAAATacagaattgattacaaatgataACTTGGTTTATCATATCTCATGATAGCATGAAAAATTGTGGGTGAACAACATATCAACACTTTTTTcacaatataagaaaaaaaagcgaacaatGACCGACCACAGTAATCCTTGTCGTTAAtctagaaattaaaaaaaaataacattttagtTGTCTTTTAAATTGCGATAACGATCTTGCGTTtttcattatgaaaggaagagtgttccatattgGTATGGAAGTGAATTCACCAGTCTGTTCACCATAGGTAGTGCGGATCGCAAATGCAAATGAAATTCAATTTCCGTTAAGTCTGCCCCTTCATTTCTTCACCTACCTATGCACTGCACCTACAGAACTTTCattttaattatatatatatatatatatatatatatgctaactTCAAGGAGGCGCGCCTCATTATTTCCCTTactttttataaatatttcactGGTGCTTTTGTTTGTACGTGCCTTCCGCCTTTAAATAGCTTGGCCTATTAGCACTTGCAACATATAGTGTAAAAGCAACTAGCTAAAAGATGCGCAGCCAGGTTTCTAACGACATTTGCTGAACACACCATAGCTGAAAGGGTGTCAAAGATTTGGTCTATTGTCAGGTGGGAGCAGCTGGTTGAGAGGTATGCGGACACGGTTCTGCCAATTACTACAGCTTGCATTCTTTTCGGCGGAATTACCTGGAACAGAGCGAGTTGGAGTATGTTCGTGGAACTGTCAGCCCCTCTTTACTTTCTTCATGTGTAGTTGTTGGGCTGACAGATAAATAAATTGCTGTCTGCCTACCTTGGAAAAGTTCACCCCTCTTTCGACGGTGAGCGTGTAcgtctccccctctctctctgctGCCGGCCATTCTCCCATTGTTGCCCCAAACACGTCCAGAGGTTAGTTTTTCAAACCCACTCTCCAACAACTTGTGACCAATCACGACCCCGAAGGGAGGCCCCACCTACCAGGCTATAAGAGGCACAGTGTGCATGTCGGCGACACTCTTCTCGTCTCTCAGCTCGTCCGAGTCAGAccgacgtgacgtcacgcacATCCTCGCTGCGAACAACCTGGACGACCTGCGGCTGGCCTTAGACGAAGCCAGCGAGGCGCCCATCATTGCCCCATCGCCTTGGAAGCATTACCTTCGTCAAAGGCGCGCTCTTCAAACTCGGTTACCACCAACCACCTAGGCAGCCACAACTACCAGGGAGGAACGGAGAATCTGTCCATCGCCGACTCTGCGACCGGACTACCGCTCGAGACGACGACGACTCAGACCGGGCAGACAAGCAACCTGGTTCTCCATCGCAACCATCAGGGTCTTCTGAGCATCTCCACGATAACACTTACAGCATGGAAGCGACCACGTACACCCTTCGAGGGTACGACTGGCCATTCGTGAACGGGCGACCCATCACCTTCGAGCAGCCGTTGCCCTGTGTCTGCATCTGTGTGAACTGCGGGGTGGTTGCGGCCGATGCTGTGCTGCTTCCCTGCCGTCACACCTTATGTGGTCGGTGCCTCAAAGACGCTTGTGCCTGCGACAGCTGCGAACACAGGCACCGTTCCGGCTGGTGTCCCCTCGACGGTGAAACCTTCGTGGAGGAAGACGTCGTCGACCTGTACTTCCCTCTGGAGTATCTTATGGCACTGCGGGTGCGCTGCTTCCATGCCAGGTTGGGCTGCTCGTTCGACGGAGTGCTTGGAGATCTTCAGGATCACCTGCAGGAATGCCTCTTCGGAACCAGGGCCTTCGTGTTGACGGCTCGGTGGGTGTAGCATCGCTGGCGCCTAGGTCTGGAGTCACCGGTGGATCTAGCCCTGTGCCGCTTACGACGGGCCGCATGGGCCACTTCAATTAGGTAGCCTGTGACCACGTGCGCTGAATTTCGAAGCAGCGGCCTTTGAAGATATGCCTGTACTGTTTGATCAAGCGCGTAATAAATATTGTTTGTCCTTTTCCCAATTGTTCCATTATTCGGGTGCCATGCGGTGGTCGGCTGGAAACGGCCTGAACAGCTGCACCACGTTGATTAGGTATATTCCAGGTATTTTTTCTTATGATGCTTTTTTGTCATTtatcatttaaaaaagaaagccgcTAGGAGCGTAGTGAACGCGGCATTTATGTCACGCGGCTGGGTCACTCGATGGGTAGATACTTGCCAGTATATATCTTCAATGCGCGCGAAAAACTAGCAATCCCTGGCCTTATAATCAGCAAGTCTGATGACCTAATAAATGGCGGTAGGTGCCGTACGAGTCTTTTGCTTTAAACAAATGCTATCGCCAAAGGTACGTCCGTCACTCTCTCTAAAATATAAAGGTGCGTTACACGTATTCGGCAATGTCTTTATGGATGCGCGGGCGACGTTTCTCTTTGTTATTCTGCAAGTTTCGATTTCAGATAATTCGCTAATAAGCAATATTAACAGCCAAATATTGCTTTACCTCGCCTCACCGTCCATTCGATGGTGCAGCGTGCCTGTTTCTTTCCAGCCCGCTCACACAGGTGTGTCCGTCGCTGTAGTAACAACTACCGCGTTTGCTTCCAAAACGTTGACGCACGCTTTCCAAGGTATAACAGCGCAATCCATGTGGTGCGTCCCCGACAACATATTA from the Dermacentor variabilis isolate Ectoservices chromosome 9, ASM5094787v1, whole genome shotgun sequence genome contains:
- the LOC142558510 gene encoding TNF receptor-associated factor 6-like, whose amino-acid sequence is MEATTYTLRGYDWPFVNGRPITFEQPLPCVCICVNCGVVAADAVLLPCRHTLCGRCLKDACACDSCEHRHRSGWCPLDGETFVEEDVVDLYFPLEYLMALRVRCFHARLGCSFDGVLGDLQDHLQECLFGTRAFVLTARWV